A genomic segment from Cuculus canorus isolate bCucCan1 chromosome 18, bCucCan1.pri, whole genome shotgun sequence encodes:
- the LOC128854046 gene encoding tektin-3-like, producing MEFIGSPLSATRAHPRSTSNGFLPAISTVGSRNKNHLPSYPLSQSCKLPRVPSAYYKPATIEPTLAPYSKTPQESTSSKGVPLISSRTTLFPRYTTDDWHKSNQTNYKESKACRQSAELLRLDTSRLIQDKNWQTKKTQEESSKTLQVRINEMKFWKTELYRELDEMVKETNALTGEIRELERALAKTEAPLQVAEQCLLHRDKRLGIDLVHDDVEKQLLTEVHVIRSCQERMRQCLDMANDQLRSNRMAQHELEKDLADKQVAHRIDERCHQLRNTSEGINFYRGVERIDATISLPESWVKFTDGNILRSQKERAASAKMRNNIRDLLAVTANEMMCQFNEVNVAFSNRIAETADAKDRIQTHLSKTLQEIFQMKMYIEAIRKCIRDKMAPFKVAQTRLDKRTWRPNVELCRDNAQLRLVKEVYEIDETVHTLQHRLRDAEDTLQKLAHLKSTLEHDLAAKANTLFIDQEKCMGMRKTFPQTVRKIGYV from the exons ATGGAATTTATCGGCTCTCCCTTAAGCGCAACACGCGCCCATCCAAGATCAACATCTAATGGCTTTCTTCCTGCCATCAGCACCGTGGGTTCACGCAATAAGAACCATTTGCCTTCGTACCCATTGTCTCAGAGCTGCAAGCTCCCTCGGGTACCCAGTGCCTACTACAAACCAGCCACTATCGAGCCCACTTTGGCTCCCTACTCCAAGACTCCCCAGGAGTCAACCAGCAGCAAGGGGGTTCCATTGATTTCCAGCAGAACAACCCTCTTCCCCCGCTACACCACTGACGACTGGCACAAGTCCAATCAGACCAACTACAAAGAGTCAAAGGCTTGCCGGCAGTCAGCCGAGCTTCTGAGGCTTGATACCTCCCGCCTCATTCAGGATAAAAACTGgcagacaaagaaaacacaggaagaaagctCTAAAACCCTTCAAGTGCGCATCAATGAGATgaaattttggaaaacagagctcTACCGTGAGCTGGATGAGATGGTCAAGGAGACCAACGCGCTCACGGGTGAGATAAGAGAACTGGAGAGAGCCTTGGCCAAGACAGAGGCCCCTCTGCAG GTTGCGGAGCAGTGCTTGCTCCACCGTGACAAGAGGCTGGGCATCGACCTAGTCCATGATGACGTGGAGAAACAGCTTCTCACG GAAGTCCATGTCATCAGGTCGTGCCAGGAAAGGATGCGGCAGTGCCTGGATATGGCAAATGACCAGCTCAG GTCTAACAGGATGGCCCAGcatgagctggagaaggacctggctGACAAGCAGGTGGCCCACCGCATCGATGAAAGGTGCCACCAGCTGAGGAACACCTCTGAAGGCATCAACTTCTACCGAGGGGTGGAGCGAATTGATGCCAC GATCTCCTTGCCAGAGTCATGGGTCAAGTTCACAGATGGCAACATCCTCCGCTCCCAGAAGGAacgggcagcctctgccaagatGCGGAATAACATCAGAGATCTGCTGGCGGTGACGGCCAACGAGATGATGTGCCAGTTCAATGAGGTGAACGTCGCCTTCAGCAACCGCATCGCTGAGACAGCCGATGCCAAGGACAGGATTCAGACCCATCTGAGCAAG ACACTGCAGgaaatattccagatgaagATGTACATCGAAGCCATTCGAAAATGTATTAGAGACAAAATGGCTCCCTTTAAAGTGGCTCAGACCCGTCTGGATAAGCGCACATGGAGACCAAACGTAGAGCTGTGCCGGGACAACGCCCAGCTGCG CCTTGTCAAAGAAGTCTATGAAATCGATGAGACGGTCCATACCCTTCAGCATCGGCTGAGAGATGCTGAGGACACGCTGCAGAAGCTGGCTCATCTCAAGTCGACCCTGGAGCACGACTTGGCTGCCAAAGCCAACACACTCTTCATTGACCAGGAGAAGTGCATGGGGATGCGCAAAACCTTTCCCCAAACTGTCCGCAAGATTGGTTACGTTTAG